The Terriglobia bacterium genome contains the following window.
TCAGCCAGGCCCGGCTGGAACAGGATCAGGCCCGGGATGCGCTGACCAAGGCGCGGGTTTCGATCCATCGTTTCCGGGTGGAGCCGGTGGAGCAGGATGTGCAAGCGGGGCTGAAAATCGCGGCCAAGAACCTGCAAGCGGGGAAGGACGCGCTGCGCGAGCGCGGCTACCGGCGCATGGGGCTGGGCTTCGCGCTGTTGAGCATCCTCGTGGTGCTCGTGGGGCTGCGCCTGTACATCGGGAAGATCGAACAGAAGGCGCGCTAAGTCCGCGGAGAATGCGCCGCGGCAAGCGCGGGAGTTCCGGGAGGCGTGCAGGTGCGCCACCCCAGGAAGTGCGAAGGGAGAAGATCATGACAATTCGAGGGAACTGGTACGTGAAGGCAGTGGTGGTGATGACGGCGCTGGCGGTGATCTTTCTGCTGAGCGCGCCGGTCCAGGCGCAGGGCGCCGGGGAGAAGGTGTATAAAGCGAAGTGCGCCATGTGCCACGGAGCCGACGGGGCCGGAGCCACGGCGGCGGGCAAGGCCATGAAGGTGACCAGCCTGTGTTCGGACGAAGCCAAGAAAGCCAGCGACGCCGAATGGACGGAACTCATCGTCAAGGGCAAGAACAAGATGCCCGCGTACGACAAGAAGCTTAGCGAGGCCGAAATCAAGGACGTCATCGCCTACATGCGGGGCCTCTGCAAGAAGTAAGGCGGGCCCGGCGGCCCGGGCAAGAAACCCTGCGGTATCCGGCAGTCCCCGGCGGAAGCAGCGCCGGGGACTGCACTCTGCCTGCGTGAAACGGCAAGGGCGAAAAGGCAGCAGCTACCCTCCATGAGACTGCGCGAGAGCATCCGGGACTGGATTCGGCTGGTCTACTTCCTGGGGCAAAATTTTATATCCCTGCTGGGCGTGGTGCTGACCACGAGCAGCGCGCTCACGCTGCTGGCCTTCTGGTTCTACGAAGTCCTGTTGACCGGTCCAGTCCATCCGTACATTGGCATCCTGCTCTTTCTGATCCTGCCGGGCGTTTTTGTGTTCGGGCTGGCGTTGATTCCGGCGGGGATCTGGGTGCGGCAGCGCGGGCTGCGCGGGCGGGAAGCGCTGCCGCTGCGCTACCCGGCGGTGGACTTCAGCGTGCCGTCGGCGCGCCGGGCCTTCTGGCTGGTGAGCGTGGCCACGATGCTGAACCTGCTGATCGTGGGCACGGCGTCGTACCGTGGCGTGGAGTACATGGACACGACGCAATTCTGCGGGCAGACCTGCCACACGGTGATGATGCCGGAATTCACGGCCTATCAGAATTCGCCGCACTCCAGCGTC
Protein-coding sequences here:
- a CDS encoding cytochrome c, which produces MTIRGNWYVKAVVVMTALAVIFLLSAPVQAQGAGEKVYKAKCAMCHGADGAGATAAGKAMKVTSLCSDEAKKASDAEWTELIVKGKNKMPAYDKKLSEAEIKDVIAYMRGLCKK